From one Scophthalmus maximus strain ysfricsl-2021 chromosome 19, ASM2237912v1, whole genome shotgun sequence genomic stretch:
- the lrrc74b gene encoding leucine-rich repeat-containing protein 74B isoform X2 gives MTQEVESEMLQLEEQRASLTEVDVRGPDGRPPGLDGSAPDGDEEVALESPEKTSYLKACEALHVVPASHYLRHMKDAELNMMHRGLGPQGTRALAVPLATNTSILRLNLRDNAMEGLGGAAIAKMLTENIYIAEVDVSNNNLGDHGASAFGGMLEETGYLKSLNLSENGFTNVAAKPLGQALVVNSELLHLDLSRNALGERSGHILGYSLSENTRLRSLSLAWNSIRGRGAVMLANGLAANMFLKSVDLSSNGFGKEAAAALGQALKDNYVLEELNVSNNLIHTEGAIHFATGLKVNRTIKSLNISRNPIQNAGCYGILKSIRDNPDSAIEDLDFSGIPVSQDFEDLHARVKGIHSALTVHHGGRFGTLKAFP, from the exons ATGACGCAGGAAGTAGAAAGTGAGATGCTGCAGCTGGAAGAG CAAAGAGCGAGCTTGACAGAGGTGGACGTGCGTGGGCCGGACGGCCGACCCCCCGGCCTCGATGGGAGCGCTCCAGACGGAG ACGAGGAGGTGGCGCTCGAGTCCCCGGAGAAGACGAGCTACCTGAAGGCGTGCGAGGCGTTGCACGTGGTGCCCGCCTCTCACTACCTGCGGCACATGAAAGATGCCGAGCTGAACATGATGCACCGTGGGCTCGGGCCTCAG GGCACCAGAGCGCTGGCGGTTCCCCTGGCAACCAACACTTCAATACTGAGACTGAACCTGCGAGATAATGCGATGGAAGGACTGGGCGGAGCGGCCATAGCCAAGATGTTGACGGAAAATATTTACATCGCAg AGGTGGACGTGTCCAACAACAACCTTGGGGACCACGGGGCCAGTGCCTTCGGTGGGATGCTCGAGGAGACAGGCTACTTGAAGAGCCTCAATCTGTCGGAAAACGGTTTCACCAACGTCGCCGCCAAACCGCTCGGCCAAGCCCTCGTCGTCAACTCCGAGCTGCTGCACCTCGACCTCAGTCGCAATGCTCTGGGCGAGCGGTCAG GCCATATCCTCGGATACTCTCTGTCGGAGAACACGAGGTTGAGGTCACTGAGTCTGGCCTGGAACTCCATCCGAGGGAGAGGAGCTGTGATGCTGGCCAATGGCCTCGCG GCAAACATGTTCCTCAAATCTGTGGATCTGTCATCGAATGGCTTCGGCAAAGAAGCCGCCGCCGCTTTGGGGCAGGCTCTGAAAGACAACTACGTTTTGGAGGAGTTGAATGTGAG TAACAACCTGATACACACCGAGGGAGCCATCCACTTCGCCACGGGCCTCAAAGTAAACAGGACAATCAAATCCCTGAAC ATTTCTAGGAACCCCATCCAGAATGCTGGGTGCTATGGCATCCTCAAGTCTATCCGGGATAACCCAGATTCAGCCATTGAAGATTTAGACTTTTCT GGAATCCCAGTGTCCCAGGATTTCGAAGACTTGCACGCAAGGGTGAAAGGAATACACAGTGCGCTGACGGTGCATCACGGGGGCAGATTTGGCACATTAAAAGCTTTCC
- the lrrc74b gene encoding leucine-rich repeat-containing protein 74B isoform X1 → MTQEVESEMLQLEEQRASLTEVDVRGPDGRPPGLDGSAPDGGEGEGEEEEEEDERGGEESVNSDEYYDTDLEDEEVALESPEKTSYLKACEALHVVPASHYLRHMKDAELNMMHRGLGPQGTRALAVPLATNTSILRLNLRDNAMEGLGGAAIAKMLTENIYIAEVDVSNNNLGDHGASAFGGMLEETGYLKSLNLSENGFTNVAAKPLGQALVVNSELLHLDLSRNALGERSGHILGYSLSENTRLRSLSLAWNSIRGRGAVMLANGLAANMFLKSVDLSSNGFGKEAAAALGQALKDNYVLEELNVSNNLIHTEGAIHFATGLKVNRTIKSLNISRNPIQNAGCYGILKSIRDNPDSAIEDLDFSGIPVSQDFEDLHARVKGIHSALTVHHGGRFGTLKAFP, encoded by the exons ATGACGCAGGAAGTAGAAAGTGAGATGCTGCAGCTGGAAGAG CAAAGAGCGAGCTTGACAGAGGTGGACGTGCGTGGGCCGGACGGCCGACCCCCCGGCCTCGATGGGAGCGCTCCAGACGGAGGTGAGGgcgagggtgaagaggaggaggaggaggacgagcggggaggagaagagagtgtgAACTCTGACGAGTACTACGACACGGATTTGGAAG ACGAGGAGGTGGCGCTCGAGTCCCCGGAGAAGACGAGCTACCTGAAGGCGTGCGAGGCGTTGCACGTGGTGCCCGCCTCTCACTACCTGCGGCACATGAAAGATGCCGAGCTGAACATGATGCACCGTGGGCTCGGGCCTCAG GGCACCAGAGCGCTGGCGGTTCCCCTGGCAACCAACACTTCAATACTGAGACTGAACCTGCGAGATAATGCGATGGAAGGACTGGGCGGAGCGGCCATAGCCAAGATGTTGACGGAAAATATTTACATCGCAg AGGTGGACGTGTCCAACAACAACCTTGGGGACCACGGGGCCAGTGCCTTCGGTGGGATGCTCGAGGAGACAGGCTACTTGAAGAGCCTCAATCTGTCGGAAAACGGTTTCACCAACGTCGCCGCCAAACCGCTCGGCCAAGCCCTCGTCGTCAACTCCGAGCTGCTGCACCTCGACCTCAGTCGCAATGCTCTGGGCGAGCGGTCAG GCCATATCCTCGGATACTCTCTGTCGGAGAACACGAGGTTGAGGTCACTGAGTCTGGCCTGGAACTCCATCCGAGGGAGAGGAGCTGTGATGCTGGCCAATGGCCTCGCG GCAAACATGTTCCTCAAATCTGTGGATCTGTCATCGAATGGCTTCGGCAAAGAAGCCGCCGCCGCTTTGGGGCAGGCTCTGAAAGACAACTACGTTTTGGAGGAGTTGAATGTGAG TAACAACCTGATACACACCGAGGGAGCCATCCACTTCGCCACGGGCCTCAAAGTAAACAGGACAATCAAATCCCTGAAC ATTTCTAGGAACCCCATCCAGAATGCTGGGTGCTATGGCATCCTCAAGTCTATCCGGGATAACCCAGATTCAGCCATTGAAGATTTAGACTTTTCT GGAATCCCAGTGTCCCAGGATTTCGAAGACTTGCACGCAAGGGTGAAAGGAATACACAGTGCGCTGACGGTGCATCACGGGGGCAGATTTGGCACATTAAAAGCTTTCC